The region GTGTTGTTGATTTCTTCCCCCAATGTTTGAGGATAAGAGCAGTTGCCACCACCAAGCTAGCAGATGGATGTGAGCATCACACCCTAGTACACTGACTGTGTCAGACAAACCTTTGAAGCTTTTTAAACCAAAAGGTCAGGCAGTCCTGTCCAGGTGGATGCATTGTTCAATTGGCAACGCGCCAACACTAGCTCTCTCATTCAACAGCAGATTAACCTACACCATGGTGATAGGTGGAGCTAGTTTCCTTGCATGACTGTCCAAAATGAAGTGATGATGCTCTCCTAAATGTTTCTCAATATCAAACGTTGAACCAATATGACAGCCTTTGGCAGTGAATCTACTCAAGAGTGACTGCACTTGATACTGTGTACACCTTCATGATCTTTGCACTAGAAATGGCTGCTGGAGAAACAGTTGAACTCTAAGGTACTGTTGGGAAAGACTACTTTTGGATTGTTGAAACTGATGTCCTCTACAATGACCTTGgttaaagaaatgtaatagaCTGGATGATTGCTAGGCCATTGTCCCATGTACAGTGCATTTTGGCCGTCTGCTGTAATTAATAACATCCAACCGTCTGTttcaaggcggcacggtagccgactggttagagcggctgcctcacagttctgaggaacggggttcaatccccggccccgcctgtgtggagtttgcatgttcccccgtgcctgcgtgggttttctccaggcactccggtttcctccatcatcccaaaaacgtgcatggtaggttaattgacaactctaaattgcccatcggtgtgactgtgagtgcaaatggttgtttgtttgtatgtgacctgcgtttggctggcaaccagttcagggtgtaccccgcctcctgcccgatgatagctgggataggttccagcacgcccacgaccctagtgaggagaagcggctcagaaatggatggatgtctgtttCAATTCTTGGTATATTCtcaaaaaagtagaaaaaaaagagctaaCTAGATCCTGTCTcggctgacttcaggcaaaagggaggctacaccctggacggatcgccagtcagtcacagggcacaaacagGTATAGACAAACAgacacagacaaacattcaTACCATCACTGAATAGGAATTAAACACGCACTTCCTCCATGGAAGTCAGGCAAGCAAACCActgtacaatatacagtaagtacCACTTTGCATGTATGCATATAGTTGCatactaaaaaaaagttttagtaTCTCTTTCCAGATCTGTGTACACAAAGGTAgaggtattttatttatatattttattttattttattacctgTGCCATGGTCTAATATGTTAATATGTCTTTGTTCAGCTTGTATACACTGTCTGCATCTTGAGCAGTGTTTTTACCCCCTCAAACTGTTTATGCATTCTCTGTGGCATTTTTATAACACCTTTATGACATGTTTGGATGTAAATGATGTCAAATGCTTCAGATAATTGTCGGCGTACTACCAGGTAAAATAAGATGTTCACCTTACATCGCAATGTCTTTGAGGTGGAAAGCAGATATTTATCATTTTCAGAGctcaaagttaaaaagaaaacattcaaagGGAGCGTCTTGAAAgctgctgtcaatcaaattcTAAAACTCCAGACAGGTGTGGGCTGGTTCTCTGCTCCACGGTACTCCTGCTTTGATGCAGTGCTTTGGATGGAATAGTTATCACTGGCTCCTGGTTTGTATTTTGTAGAATATATGACACCTGAGTGTATGGTGGAAGGCAGTGATTGCTGCTGGCTAAccattacaacaaaaaaagcttgtcAGTGTTGGAATTGTGGATGTTGTGTATTGGTCTGATGTGCCCAGTGAGGCTATTAAGGCTAAAGATCTTTTTGGCTCGCACGGAGATTCTAAGAATCGGGGAGTATATCTGTGTCTGTGGCGCTGTCCTGAAACACCAATATGTTGTGTGGTGTATCTCAGTAGATAAAAAAATCCAGAAttttttgaggtcaactttgggggtgcgtattatacatgggtgcacattatacatgagaagtTACGGTACTTGTTTGAaacataatatttaaaaaaacacccctCTTGCCTGAAAAATGGTTTGTCAAAGTAGTACATAAAGGGTGGAGCTACACACACTGTAGTCATGTCATTGGTTGACAGAATTGTCTGCTCTGTGAGACAATGGGATTAGGAAGAACACATTccaagaagaacaaaaacaaatgcagaatGTCCACCATTATTATCTTTTGTTTACTATGTCACATTCCTCTTCTTTGTTACACTGTGTCTTATTTTTATCATGGTGTGATGTCAGACTATTTACATAGATGGCTAAACTATCTTCATCCCAATTACACACCCCATGGTATAATGACCAACAagattaggatttcaaaagtGTGTAGTGACTTGCTGAATGGAACTGTACTGTAGGCCTATTTGTTGGTGGAAACAATGGCTACTGATGTCTGCAATAACAGGGTAAACTGTGCAAGGTCTTCTGTGGGTCCCATGACATTGTGTAGAATAATGCATCTCTTTTCTTCAGTCACCTCGAGGAAGACTGCTTCACGatccttttcctgctcagtaGTGTAGACATTCCCTGTGTTTTATCCATACGCAGATATTCGTGAGTCATAAATTGGTTTGGATCTGGAAAATTGAGCCAGCCAAAATACCTCACTCCTTTTCTTCCACTTCTTGTGTCTGGAAGGCTCATGACCAGCAGATTCTTATGAGAGAAGGAACCAGCTGTGAGCAGTATGTGTTATTTCTCCAcgataaaagaaaaaagcctGTGTATTCCATTTTTCTCATGATTTGAaatcctttttgttttatttttgcctgACCACCTATTGAAGTTTTCCAAGGTAGAGTTAAGGTTTCAACTTCATGCCTCAGTGCGCAGCTCGTTTTAAAACCTGACATCTGTATAATGAAGGAAATGGGGTGTCCGCCCAACTTAAAGTCATGCAATTACTCTcaccaaactctttttcaactGCTCTATCACAccttaaatacatttatacttttGTAAGGTGCACATGAGGTGATTAACAATACACAGTGATTCTCTCTTGCAGTAATGACATTCCACAAGAAGTTGATATTCACGACATTTCTTCTGGCTTGACTCTTGACTCACTCTTTCAGCCCAGTAAAGAGAAGCTCTATTCCCATTAGGCCACAGGCTACCAGTGTTCCCCAGCAGTGAGGGAACCTGAAGTAATGAGGCAGCAATGCATACCTGCACTGCTAAAAatttcatttccatccatccattttatgagccgcttctcctcactagggtcgcgggcgtgctggagcctatcccagctatcatcgggcaggaggcggggtacacccagaactggttaccagccaatcgcagggcacatacaaacaaacaaccattcgcactcgcattcacacctacgggcaatttagagttgtcaattaacctaccatgcatgtttttgggatgtgggaggaaaccggagtgcccggagcagCAGTTGTGGAAAGACACAAAAAGGAAGTGGTAACTTTCTGCTGTGAGGCCAGTTTCATTGTGTATGTCTTGCTGCACTAAGAAGGTAAATATTGCATACCAGAAACTTTATTTGGGACAATGTATTGTGATCAAATATTAGATCTGTATTAAAAGCCTGCTTTTACAGATAAAGTTGCAGCATTTGCTTATTTGGGATGATGAGAGGGGCATTGACGAGAATCATTGGTAAAAGATTTGCGCACTCAAGACTGGAGATAAGTCACGAAATCAGCCAAAAGAGATGAACAAAACAGCTTTATTCATCATTAACTATACTATTTATACTGCTCATGTGAAATTGATACAAATATAtagtactccctgaactggttaccagctaATCACAAGGTATtatcaatatttgtatttaactattttgttttcaaggaaaataatgttttctcTATTGACCAGCTGCTACTGTGGACACCTAAACAGCCATCCGGTACAGGGCAAGGGAGCTGAAAGGGCGCTGACCAGCCGCACAGGTCGCCAACTCAATCAAAGGGCACATCTGCAAACCACCGGTCACACTTACACTCATCAGCACTGAGTGGGAATGAACCCCCGCTGCCTGCATGGCAAGTGAACAATTACACCGTCAGTAACCTTTCAAGACTCATCAATATCTCTGTCACAATTAAAGTTCCCAACTTTGAGTTTTTGTTAATCTAGTTAGAAAGCATATTTGcaaaaaggcatttttaatTTTCCAATGCATAGTGTTGCCTATTATGGGATATTAGGAACGCATATGCACTGATGATTATAATTTCAGTGTTTAATGTACTATATTACTATCAGTGTTACTAAGCACAGCCTGTATAAGTAAGTGAAAGGAGGAATTCCACAACATTTCAtaggaaaaaacatttaagccTCAGCCTATGTTGCGTAATAGCCCTTTCCTGTATGTCTGACATGTGTGGTTTTCTTTCAAGCTTCTCCTCCCATTTCTTTCCACTTACAGTAGAAGTCAAGTTTTCCAGCATGCGTCTGGCTCCTCCTCCCCCAATCTCAGCTGTATATAACAACTACAGTCAGCTTCAGCCAGCACAGAAACGCCTTGATCCCAGCAGTCCTCTCTTTATTTCTTCTCTAGATTTGTGCGACTATGTCCTCAGGAGTGACTTCAGGTGAGTCCAGTATCTATATGAGCCATTAGTTTACAAGTGGTGTACTGATGAGGATCAGATAGCCATTTAAGAAGAAACAGCCACCAACAGAATTGTTCTCAGAGAAGCTGTAAGCTATATTTTGTCTTTTAGAAACCTATTTCTTGCCCAGTCACATCTTATTTAAACTGTGCTACACTTTCACTTTTTACTCACCTCACATTCTGTTTTATAACAGCTGTAATGTTTCATATTTGACATTTCTACTTTCATTTTAATGTGCACCATAGACACAATTTTTGTCATCCAACAAGTGCTGATTCTCCTCCCCAAAATGTGCGCATATATTCAGACTCCAAAGTAATTTGTCAATGTCTTAACTTCAGTATATTCCACAAGGGACTGTTTTCTCCTTTTAAAGAAAATTGGAAgtatccccccccctccccattttATAGAAATTGCATAAAATTTCATTTAACCACAGCCCACAGCTTACAATTTGGCTTTATTTGAGATATTACGATCAATATCACACTTAACAGTTTGGGTGTTTTATCACCACCGAGATGTTTTATGCCTTACGGGCTGTTTATTCGCCCACCTTCACTTAAAGTATCCTATTACATTGACTTTCAGTATAGGCTGaaggttttatttgatttcaatcaaacatatttgatttggaaaggtatttttttattattgttttgtatgcCCCCAAAACACCATAGGTGCTCTCTTTAATACAACCCTGCttattaacatccatccatctattttttgAGCCGttcctcctcactagggtcgcgggcgtgctggagcctatcccagctgtcatcggtacaccctgaattggttgccagccaatcgcagggcacataaacacaaacaaccattaacactcacattcacacctactggcaatttagagttttcaattaacgtgcatgtttttgggatgtgggaggaaaccggagtgcccggagaaaacccacgcgagcacggggagaatatgcaaactccaaacaggcgggaccggggattgaaccccgctcctcagaattgtgaggctgacgcgataaccagtcgtccaccgtgctgcccaaatTAATatgaaattggatttttttgtttttttaaagtatccTTTCTCACAGGCTTTTTCAGTGCGTATATGTAATTTGTCTTAAACTGCTGTGAAATTTTCCCAGCAGACTTAGAGCTGGAGCTGCATGATTTGCTGCAAGAGTTCCAGGATGTGGTGAAGGAGCTGCAGGCCGCCCCTCAAAGCAGCCGCCATGCATACGAGCACGTGCTGCTGGAGGCCAAGAGTCGCACTGCACTGGGAGACGACAGCGAGGTTGAAGACTCTGATTACAGTAGGCAAAATGATCAACCTCTAAAACCCAATATTAGTCTGTGTAGGAGTATATTCTTTCTTGATAATTCCTCCAAGTTTAGCacttttaatttgcattatttGAATGGTACCAGAGGATAACATCCATATATACCTTGAATAATAGTGCCTTTTTACTGCGTGATAGTCATAAGACAAAAAATTGAAGTGCGTCCTTTTGCTCCCTTGTGTGCTCGTGACTATGTGTTTTTGATCTCTAACGTTTCACAATGGAAGCTTTGGACAAAAGCTAAACCTTGGGAGTCATTGGACACATTTGCCTTTATTTTGTCGCCTACAGCTCTTTACTTGTGTTGAATtgctttatttaaatttttcttgACGGCCACGACTGTATACAAGGTATACCTGAGCAATTTATTGAAATCTaatataatacaaccccaattccaatgaagatgggacgttgtgttaaacataaataaaaacagaatacaatgattttcaaatcatgttcaacctatatttaattgaatacactacaaagacaagatattttaatcttcaaactgataaacttgattgtttttagcaaataatcattaacttagaattgtatggcttcatataattaatataatatatatatatatatatatattattataatatatatatatatatatatatatatataataataatataatataataataatataatgtcATATAATTATGACACGTAATTATTTCTTcccccattttttttgtaaaggttcagccttggcggaggtctagCGATACACTATATGGTCATTATAGAATTGCCAAAACAACTCACCTAACGGTTCCTGACTTTTGTCCAGTATTGTACATGTAAACTTATATCAgtgatcaaaataataaaaggaaATATCTTACATTTAATTTCTATTATTAGTACTATTACTACAATAAACTACAAACAACTCaacatatttaaacacaacCTGATATTTATTCAAATGATTATTTATATTGTAAG is a window of Phycodurus eques isolate BA_2022a chromosome 9, UOR_Pequ_1.1, whole genome shotgun sequence DNA encoding:
- the si:dkey-27i16.2 gene encoding regulator of cell cycle RGCC-like isoform X1; this translates as MSSGVTSADLELELHDLLQEFQDVVKELQAAPQSSRHAYEHVLLEAKSRTALGDDSEVEDSDYSSEASLGNSLNASEEELHTAGLTLPPKAKLGDTRELESFIDVLDRELAEM
- the si:dkey-27i16.2 gene encoding regulator of cell cycle RGCC-like isoform X2; translation: MSSGVTSDLELELHDLLQEFQDVVKELQAAPQSSRHAYEHVLLEAKSRTALGDDSEVEDSDYSSEASLGNSLNASEEELHTAGLTLPPKAKLGDTRELESFIDVLDRELAEM